In Armatimonadota bacterium, the following are encoded in one genomic region:
- a CDS encoding cation:proton antiporter, translated as MDGHIFLSGVGAALVAGLVGGLAANLAKLPPLVGYLAAGVVVGIYAPGFSASPEAVELVAELGAALLMFAVGVQFSLEELRSVWRTALFAGSAQILGMVAVGALVANFLGWTLFQGVFLGCGLALSSTAVMMKVLEERGELHSSHGKAMLALLIAQDLAVILMIALLPAFGPNYSPDDFGQVLIAIGKAALFLVGTIIVATKGMPRILHAVAHRRSRELFLLTIVCSCLIVSIVAQEAGLGVEIGAFMAGLMISESDYAHEAFSQVRPLRDVFASMFFVSVGMLLDLQSLVKQWPSVLATLGLILIVKALLVATVLLAAGWHGRTATISALGLAHIGEFTFVLTTFGASRGLISNEMGSIILSSALVSLLLAPFLYQISPKIYSRLIRWPAIARLFNRSPREHDELEKLRAFHPQVAILGFGRVGRYLSEALASMGVAHVAVDYDETAFHHPHSDNVVVLYGDASSDIVLQRAGAHKVQLAIVALPDGDAAAMVVNRLKQMEPNLPIIARVHRGKDMAKIREAGAIAVIFGEFEAASEMIRESLVRLGFDPLQVMDFLVQKRREQYKHPREIDAL; from the coding sequence ATGGACGGCCACATCTTTCTGTCCGGCGTCGGAGCAGCATTGGTGGCCGGATTGGTGGGCGGACTGGCCGCCAATCTTGCCAAACTTCCCCCGTTAGTCGGCTACTTGGCCGCTGGCGTAGTGGTGGGCATCTATGCGCCTGGCTTTTCGGCAAGCCCTGAGGCGGTCGAACTAGTCGCCGAACTAGGCGCCGCGCTCTTGATGTTCGCGGTCGGGGTGCAGTTTTCTCTCGAGGAGCTTCGTTCGGTTTGGCGCACGGCGCTCTTTGCCGGCAGCGCGCAGATTCTCGGCATGGTTGCGGTCGGAGCGCTAGTGGCCAACTTCCTCGGCTGGACCCTGTTTCAGGGCGTTTTCTTGGGTTGCGGCTTGGCGCTCAGTTCAACCGCGGTCATGATGAAGGTGTTGGAAGAACGGGGCGAACTCCACTCTTCGCACGGCAAAGCGATGCTGGCTCTGTTGATCGCGCAAGACTTGGCCGTGATCCTCATGATCGCACTGTTGCCGGCTTTTGGCCCCAACTACTCCCCAGACGATTTCGGACAGGTCTTGATAGCGATCGGCAAAGCGGCGCTTTTCTTGGTCGGCACGATCATTGTGGCCACCAAGGGAATGCCGCGCATCCTCCACGCTGTGGCGCATCGACGCAGTCGCGAACTCTTCCTCTTAACGATCGTATGCTCCTGTCTCATCGTGAGCATCGTGGCCCAGGAAGCGGGCCTCGGCGTGGAGATCGGCGCCTTTATGGCGGGACTGATGATCAGCGAATCGGATTACGCGCACGAAGCTTTCAGCCAGGTTCGGCCGCTCAGAGACGTCTTCGCCTCGATGTTCTTCGTTTCGGTCGGAATGCTGCTGGATCTCCAGAGTCTCGTCAAACAGTGGCCCTCCGTGCTAGCAACGCTCGGTCTGATCCTGATCGTCAAGGCTCTCCTGGTTGCGACCGTGCTCCTTGCAGCAGGTTGGCACGGACGCACAGCGACCATTTCGGCCTTGGGGCTTGCGCACATCGGCGAGTTCACCTTTGTCCTGACCACATTCGGTGCAAGCCGCGGCCTGATCTCGAACGAAATGGGCTCGATCATCTTGTCTTCGGCGCTCGTCTCGCTATTGCTTGCACCGTTCCTCTATCAGATCTCCCCCAAAATCTACTCGAGGCTCATCCGATGGCCAGCGATCGCCAGACTCTTTAACCGCAGCCCTCGGGAGCACGACGAACTGGAAAAACTGCGCGCATTCCATCCGCAAGTCGCAATCTTGGGATTCGGCAGGGTCGGTCGATACTTGTCCGAGGCTCTGGCCTCGATGGGCGTCGCTCATGTGGCGGTCGATTACGACGAAACCGCTTTCCACCACCCCCACAGCGACAATGTCGTTGTGCTCTACGGGGACGCTTCGTCCGATATAGTGCTGCAGCGCGCAGGCGCTCACAAAGTGCAACTGGCCATCGTTGCGCTGCCAGACGGCGATGCTGCCGCCATGGTCGTCAATAGGCTCAAACAAATGGAGCCGAATCTCCCTATTATTGCCAGAGTCCATCGCGGCAAGGATATGGCCAAAATCAGAGAAGCGGGCGCCATCGCCGTCATCTTCGGCGAGTTCGAGGCCGCTTCCGAGATGATTCGCGAGAGCCTCGTTCGCTTGGGCTTCGATCCCTTGCAAGTGATGGACTTTCTTGTGCAGAAGAGAAGGGAACAGTACAAGCACCCGCGGGAGATCGATGCTCTATGA
- a CDS encoding type II secretion system F family protein — protein MPTFVGRVRTQSGEQRKVSLEAASQQAALEALHRDGCFVMMLKSGGNDAPIAQRLKSLKRARMDELVAFSREFAVMVRAGVPILESLRALGEHMKPGVLKESLDQVKAEVEEGRSLSEAMRRRPTVFPKLYVNLVQAAETGGNLDTILKRAADYLNEALGLQRRVKSAMMYPASILIATMFAFAYMIAFIMPKFAEMFKQMKVDLPVTTQALVFLGTLGDRYKIIALASPLVVLIALYGLWQLPKFREPVGYWIARLPMVGDLTRKVVLTRSLSALQTLIASGVNLGRSIEIAAETSGDRRMERALTKVKMDAESGLPLAHSMKETNEFPTIVLQLVAAGEKTGALPEMLGEVVEFYDDEVQQRLKGLTSILEPIMVLALGVVIGVFAMSVISPIYSLMGNIK, from the coding sequence ATGCCTACATTTGTCGGAAGAGTTCGAACGCAGAGCGGCGAGCAAAGAAAAGTGAGCCTTGAGGCGGCTTCGCAGCAGGCTGCCTTAGAGGCCCTCCATCGCGACGGTTGCTTCGTCATGATGCTTAAATCGGGCGGAAACGATGCTCCGATAGCCCAACGCCTCAAATCCTTAAAGCGCGCGCGGATGGACGAACTCGTGGCCTTCAGCCGAGAGTTCGCAGTCATGGTGCGCGCAGGAGTGCCGATTCTGGAGTCGCTGCGAGCATTGGGCGAGCACATGAAGCCCGGCGTTCTCAAGGAGTCGCTCGATCAAGTAAAGGCCGAGGTCGAAGAGGGAAGATCCCTGTCCGAAGCGATGCGCCGTCGTCCGACCGTGTTTCCTAAGCTTTACGTCAACCTGGTGCAGGCCGCGGAAACCGGCGGCAATCTGGATACGATCTTGAAGCGCGCCGCAGACTACCTGAACGAGGCGCTCGGGCTTCAACGACGGGTCAAGTCGGCAATGATGTATCCCGCATCGATCCTGATCGCCACGATGTTCGCCTTTGCCTACATGATCGCTTTTATCATGCCGAAGTTTGCCGAGATGTTCAAGCAGATGAAAGTCGATCTTCCAGTAACCACCCAGGCGCTTGTTTTCCTTGGCACATTGGGGGACCGATACAAGATTATCGCTCTGGCGTCTCCGCTAGTCGTCTTGATCGCATTGTACGGATTGTGGCAGCTGCCAAAGTTTAGAGAGCCGGTCGGCTATTGGATTGCGCGACTGCCGATGGTAGGCGATTTGACGCGCAAGGTGGTGCTGACCCGGTCGCTGTCGGCCCTCCAGACGCTGATTGCATCGGGCGTCAATTTGGGGCGGTCGATCGAGATCGCAGCCGAAACGTCGGGCGACCGAAGAATGGAGCGGGCGTTGACGAAAGTCAAGATGGACGCCGAAAGCGGCCTGCCTCTCGCCCATTCGATGAAGGAGACGAACGAGTTTCCGACCATCGTGCTGCAACTGGTCGCCGCGGGCGAAAAAACAGGCGCGCTGCCCGAAATGTTGGGCGAGGTTGTGGAGTTCTACGACGACGAGGTGCAACAACGCCTGAAAGGGCTGACGTCGATCCTAGAGCCGATCATGGTGCTGGCGCTCGGCGTCGTGATCGGCGTTTTCGCCATGTCCGTTATTTCCCCCATTTACAGCCTGATGGGCAACATCAAGTAG
- a CDS encoding type II/IV secretion system protein codes for MTRRLTDVLIDEGMIDAGRLGELLAKREDANEQIEDYLIRVGAITESDRAKALSAVYNVPFVDFQSTHPSADAIAAVPRDVAVRGKAMPVAVQGNQIVVAMSDPADIMALDDLRSATGREVIVTVASRTQIHDALMRYYGLDEDVRTVVERIQSDSEEDASVVRLVEALLNRAIADRSSDIHIEPMADRSRVRVRVDGALRESSEVPKELHDGVVARIKILAEMDIAEKRSPQDGRIAYSVAGKAYDLRVSTYPSIFGEKVVMRILDKTSLVFELEKLGLHPMALQRVQTVVERPYGMMLVCGPTGSGKTTTLYGCLSHLNSAERNIITIEDPVEYQLSGITQGSVNVKAGMTFANGLRSILRQDPDVVLVGEIRDQETAEVAIEAALTGHMVFSTLHANEASGAPGRLLEMGIEPFLLASALVGVCSQRLIRLLCPDCKTDAAPDPALAARLGVSFDGVRTFGAVGCHRCNFSGYRGRTVILECLLMDDAVRKAVMRRESTSVIRQCATEGGMVPLYQDAARHVIEGRTSIEELFRVVANDLEEMEAEESAPPIRLAA; via the coding sequence ATGACTCGCCGATTGACCGACGTCCTGATTGACGAAGGCATGATCGATGCCGGTCGCTTGGGCGAGCTTTTGGCCAAGCGGGAGGATGCCAACGAGCAGATAGAGGATTACCTGATTCGCGTCGGCGCGATCACGGAGAGCGATCGGGCGAAGGCGCTCAGCGCCGTCTACAACGTGCCCTTTGTCGATTTTCAATCGACGCATCCCTCTGCAGACGCGATCGCGGCGGTGCCGCGCGATGTTGCGGTGAGAGGCAAGGCTATGCCGGTCGCAGTCCAAGGCAATCAGATCGTCGTGGCCATGTCGGATCCGGCAGACATCATGGCGCTGGACGATCTGCGATCGGCGACGGGGAGAGAAGTCATTGTAACGGTCGCCTCGCGGACTCAGATACACGACGCCCTCATGCGCTACTATGGGCTGGACGAGGACGTCCGCACCGTTGTGGAGCGAATCCAAAGCGATTCGGAAGAAGATGCTTCTGTCGTCCGCTTGGTGGAGGCGCTTCTCAACCGCGCCATCGCCGATCGGTCGAGCGACATTCATATCGAACCGATGGCCGACCGCTCGCGGGTGCGCGTCCGAGTGGACGGAGCGCTGCGAGAATCGTCCGAAGTCCCGAAAGAACTGCACGACGGCGTGGTCGCCCGAATTAAGATTTTGGCAGAGATGGATATTGCCGAAAAACGATCGCCCCAAGACGGACGCATTGCCTACTCGGTCGCTGGCAAGGCCTACGATCTGCGCGTCTCGACCTATCCCTCGATCTTCGGCGAGAAGGTCGTCATGCGAATCTTGGACAAGACCTCCCTGGTATTCGAACTCGAAAAACTCGGCCTGCATCCGATGGCGCTTCAGCGCGTTCAAACGGTTGTGGAGCGACCCTACGGCATGATGCTGGTTTGCGGCCCGACCGGAAGCGGAAAGACGACGACGCTGTACGGCTGCCTAAGCCATCTGAACAGCGCGGAGCGCAACATCATCACCATCGAGGACCCGGTCGAGTACCAATTGTCGGGCATTACCCAAGGCAGCGTGAACGTCAAGGCTGGGATGACGTTCGCCAACGGCCTGCGTTCGATCTTGCGCCAAGACCCCGATGTGGTGCTGGTGGGCGAGATTCGAGACCAAGAAACGGCGGAAGTGGCCATCGAAGCCGCTCTCACGGGCCACATGGTGTTTTCGACCCTTCATGCCAACGAGGCATCGGGCGCGCCCGGTCGCCTGCTGGAGATGGGCATAGAGCCGTTCTTGTTGGCTTCGGCGCTGGTCGGTGTTTGCTCGCAAAGGCTTATTAGGCTGTTGTGCCCCGATTGTAAGACGGATGCCGCGCCCGACCCGGCTTTGGCAGCACGGTTGGGCGTGTCGTTCGACGGCGTCCGTACTTTTGGCGCTGTCGGCTGTCATCGGTGCAATTTTTCAGGCTATCGAGGCCGAACCGTCATTTTGGAATGCCTGCTGATGGACGATGCCGTGAGGAAGGCGGTTATGCGGCGCGAATCGACATCGGTCATCCGTCAATGCGCCACAGAAGGCGGGATGGTTCCTCTTTATCAAGACGCGGCGAGACACGTGATCGAAGGCAGAACTTCGATCGAGGAACTCTTCCGCGTCGTGGCCAACGATTTGGAAGAGATGGAAGCCGAAGAATCCGCCCCTCCGATAAGGTTGGCGGCCTAA
- the pilM gene encoding pilus assembly protein PilM — translation MVGLEINSRYITMVALAESRVKAACRTLSPPGSVAGGVVVNLKQVAATIGQLARRVRANGPVAIAVPRALNKWVDAPRISLDELNAAAPFEGPKRLPNAAEPMTYRFSVPPEAYETGDENVPLPARLVAAPRSVIDGRLDAALLAGLVPVVAAPESDAVVAALTRNQATDSILWKGKATAAINLQAEYIEMTVARETRLEFTRTLNHGTDELIDTIGRFVGADTNEAVALLREATIDDAGLLQFPTELGLPPISALQFLHELTAEMRRLADFQRSRFPDGSYLGLLDAFVLTGEGASIRGLERYCSASLGVTCLPGDLEAAFDWPEKLKEDDLNPYCPALGAAIIACQEALAA, via the coding sequence TATAACGATGGTCGCGCTCGCCGAAAGCAGGGTTAAAGCGGCATGCCGGACTCTGTCGCCTCCTGGCTCGGTCGCGGGCGGAGTTGTCGTCAATCTAAAGCAGGTCGCGGCGACAATCGGTCAGTTGGCCCGGCGCGTTCGGGCCAACGGACCGGTCGCGATCGCCGTTCCGCGCGCCCTCAACAAGTGGGTCGACGCTCCAAGAATCAGCCTGGACGAACTCAACGCTGCTGCCCCGTTCGAAGGCCCCAAAAGACTGCCAAACGCCGCCGAACCGATGACCTATCGCTTCTCCGTGCCGCCCGAAGCATACGAGACGGGAGACGAGAACGTGCCGCTGCCCGCGCGCTTGGTGGCTGCGCCAAGGTCGGTCATCGATGGGCGCTTGGATGCAGCGCTGTTGGCCGGCCTTGTCCCCGTCGTCGCCGCGCCCGAATCGGATGCCGTTGTGGCGGCGCTTACGAGAAACCAGGCGACGGACAGCATTCTGTGGAAAGGCAAAGCCACAGCCGCCATCAATCTCCAGGCGGAATATATAGAAATGACTGTGGCGCGCGAAACGAGATTGGAGTTCACCCGCACCCTCAACCATGGCACTGACGAACTCATCGATACGATCGGTCGCTTCGTGGGGGCCGACACGAACGAAGCCGTCGCCCTATTGCGAGAGGCAACGATCGATGACGCCGGCCTGCTGCAGTTCCCTACAGAATTAGGGCTGCCGCCCATCTCGGCGCTGCAGTTTCTGCACGAACTGACTGCAGAGATGAGAAGATTGGCCGACTTTCAGAGATCGAGATTCCCAGACGGCAGTTACTTGGGATTGCTGGACGCCTTTGTTTTGACGGGCGAGGGCGCCTCGATCAGGGGATTGGAGCGCTATTGCTCGGCTTCGCTGGGGGTTACCTGCTTGCCCGGCGATCTAGAGGCCGCGTTCGATTGGCCCGAGAAGCTAAAAGAAGACGACCTGAATCCATATTGTCCTGCATTGGGAGCCGCGATCATCGCTTGTCAGGAGGCCCTGGCCGCATGA